The following coding sequences are from one Homalodisca vitripennis isolate AUS2020 chromosome 7, UT_GWSS_2.1, whole genome shotgun sequence window:
- the LOC124366142 gene encoding transformer-2 protein homolog beta-like isoform X1, translated as MSDDGHHGKRSSPNGSVSDHSEEKKAVYRSRSNEGGSPPRSRSPSIHKPSSRRGKGYSRSRSRSRSYHKSYKASGKYRSRSRSKERKYKSRYSHSRSRSRSRSGSYSPHSRRRERSHSRSPMSNRRRHNGNRNGYYSAEERKHAYYQEQQNRENPQPSRCLGVFGLSIYTTEQQLHHIFSKYGPVERVQVVIDAKSGRSRGFCFVYFESHEDAKVAKDQCTGMEIDGRRIRVDYSITQRAHTPTPGIYMGKPTFIDDRGWGRQRDYGYGDYYGGGGYRNSYRRSPSPYYSRRRSRYERSRSRSYSPRFEDKG; from the exons AGTCCCAATGGGAGCGTTTCGGATCATAGTGAGGAGAAGAAAGCTGTATACAGGTCTCGGTCCAATGAGGGTGGAAGCCCTCCTCGCTCCAGATCTCCCAGTATCCACAAGCCAAGCAGCCGAAGAGGCAAAGGCTATTCAAGATCCAG GAGTCGCTCCCGCTCTTACCATAAGTCATACAAGGCCAGTGGCAAGTACAGATCACGGTCTAGGTCTAAGGAGCGCAAATACAAGTCCCGCTACTCTCACTCACGGTCCCGCTCTCGTTCCCGTTCTGGCTCCTACAGTCCTCACAGCCGCCGTAGGGAACGCTCACACTCTCGCAGTCCCATGTCCAATCGGCGCAGGCATAATGGCAACCGG aatggGTACTACAGCGCTGAAGAGAGAAAGCACGCTTATTATCAAGAACAGCAAAATCGA GAGAACCCACAGCCCAGCAGATGTTTGGGAGTGTTTGGCCTCAGCATTTACACTACTGAACAGCAACTACATCACATATTCTCCAAATACGGTCCTGTCGAGAGGGTGCAGGTCGTCATTGATGCCAAG tcTGGAAGATCAAGGGGCTTCTGTTTTGTGTATTTTGAGAGCCATGAGGATGCTAAGGTGGCCAAGGACCAGTGTACCGGCATGGAGATAGACGGCAGACGTATCAGAGTGGATTATTCCATCACACAAAGAGCACACACTCCGACACCTGGCATTTACATGGGCAAACCTACCTT CATTGATGATAGAGGTTGGGGCAGACAGAGAGATTATGGCTATGG AGACTACTATGGCGGTGGTGGCTACAGAAACAGCTACAGAAGATCTCCCTCTCCATACTATAGTAGGCGGAGGAGCCGCTACGAAAGATCCAGATCACGCTCCTACTCTCCTC GTTTTGAAGATAAGGGGTAG
- the LOC124366142 gene encoding transformer-2 protein homolog beta-like isoform X3 yields MSDDGHHGKRSSPNGSVSDHSEEKKAVYRSRSNEGGSPPRSRSPSIHKPSSRRGKGYSRSRSRSRSYHKSYKASGKYRSRSRSKERKYKSRYSHSRSRSRSRSGSYSPHSRRRERSHSRSPMSNRRRHNGNRENPQPSRCLGVFGLSIYTTEQQLHHIFSKYGPVERVQVVIDAKSGRSRGFCFVYFESHEDAKVAKDQCTGMEIDGRRIRVDYSITQRAHTPTPGIYMGKPTFIDDRGWGRQRDYGYGDYYGGGGYRNSYRRSPSPYYSRRRSRYERSRSRSYSPRFEDKG; encoded by the exons AGTCCCAATGGGAGCGTTTCGGATCATAGTGAGGAGAAGAAAGCTGTATACAGGTCTCGGTCCAATGAGGGTGGAAGCCCTCCTCGCTCCAGATCTCCCAGTATCCACAAGCCAAGCAGCCGAAGAGGCAAAGGCTATTCAAGATCCAG GAGTCGCTCCCGCTCTTACCATAAGTCATACAAGGCCAGTGGCAAGTACAGATCACGGTCTAGGTCTAAGGAGCGCAAATACAAGTCCCGCTACTCTCACTCACGGTCCCGCTCTCGTTCCCGTTCTGGCTCCTACAGTCCTCACAGCCGCCGTAGGGAACGCTCACACTCTCGCAGTCCCATGTCCAATCGGCGCAGGCATAATGGCAACCGG GAGAACCCACAGCCCAGCAGATGTTTGGGAGTGTTTGGCCTCAGCATTTACACTACTGAACAGCAACTACATCACATATTCTCCAAATACGGTCCTGTCGAGAGGGTGCAGGTCGTCATTGATGCCAAG tcTGGAAGATCAAGGGGCTTCTGTTTTGTGTATTTTGAGAGCCATGAGGATGCTAAGGTGGCCAAGGACCAGTGTACCGGCATGGAGATAGACGGCAGACGTATCAGAGTGGATTATTCCATCACACAAAGAGCACACACTCCGACACCTGGCATTTACATGGGCAAACCTACCTT CATTGATGATAGAGGTTGGGGCAGACAGAGAGATTATGGCTATGG AGACTACTATGGCGGTGGTGGCTACAGAAACAGCTACAGAAGATCTCCCTCTCCATACTATAGTAGGCGGAGGAGCCGCTACGAAAGATCCAGATCACGCTCCTACTCTCCTC GTTTTGAAGATAAGGGGTAG
- the LOC124366142 gene encoding transformer-2 protein homolog beta-like isoform X2: MSDDGHHGKRSSPNGSVSDHSEEKKAVYRSRSNEGGSPPRSRSPSIHKPSSRRGKGYSRSRSRSRSYHKSYKASGKYRSRSRSKERKYKSRYSHSRSRSRSRSGSYSPHSRRRERSHSRSPMSNRRRHNGNRNGYYSAEERKHAYYQEQQNRENPQPSRCLGVFGLSIYTTEQQLHHIFSKYGPVERVQVVIDAKSGRSRGFCFVYFESHEDAKVAKDQCTGMEIDGRRIRVDYSITQRAHTPTPGIYMGKPTFIDDRGWGRQRDYGYGDYYGGGGYRNSYRRSPSPYYSRRRSRYERSRSRSYSPRRY, from the exons AGTCCCAATGGGAGCGTTTCGGATCATAGTGAGGAGAAGAAAGCTGTATACAGGTCTCGGTCCAATGAGGGTGGAAGCCCTCCTCGCTCCAGATCTCCCAGTATCCACAAGCCAAGCAGCCGAAGAGGCAAAGGCTATTCAAGATCCAG GAGTCGCTCCCGCTCTTACCATAAGTCATACAAGGCCAGTGGCAAGTACAGATCACGGTCTAGGTCTAAGGAGCGCAAATACAAGTCCCGCTACTCTCACTCACGGTCCCGCTCTCGTTCCCGTTCTGGCTCCTACAGTCCTCACAGCCGCCGTAGGGAACGCTCACACTCTCGCAGTCCCATGTCCAATCGGCGCAGGCATAATGGCAACCGG aatggGTACTACAGCGCTGAAGAGAGAAAGCACGCTTATTATCAAGAACAGCAAAATCGA GAGAACCCACAGCCCAGCAGATGTTTGGGAGTGTTTGGCCTCAGCATTTACACTACTGAACAGCAACTACATCACATATTCTCCAAATACGGTCCTGTCGAGAGGGTGCAGGTCGTCATTGATGCCAAG tcTGGAAGATCAAGGGGCTTCTGTTTTGTGTATTTTGAGAGCCATGAGGATGCTAAGGTGGCCAAGGACCAGTGTACCGGCATGGAGATAGACGGCAGACGTATCAGAGTGGATTATTCCATCACACAAAGAGCACACACTCCGACACCTGGCATTTACATGGGCAAACCTACCTT CATTGATGATAGAGGTTGGGGCAGACAGAGAGATTATGGCTATGG AGACTACTATGGCGGTGGTGGCTACAGAAACAGCTACAGAAGATCTCCCTCTCCATACTATAGTAGGCGGAGGAGCCGCTACGAAAGATCCAGATCACGCTCCTACTCTCCTC GTCGTTATTAG
- the LOC124366142 gene encoding transformer-2 protein homolog beta-like isoform X4, translating to MSDDGHHGKRSSPNGSVSDHSEEKKAVYRSRSNEGGSPPRSRSPSIHKPSSRRGKGYSRSRSRSRSYHKSYKASGKYRSRSRSKERKYKSRYSHSRSRSRSRSGSYSPHSRRRERSHSRSPMSNRRRHNGNRENPQPSRCLGVFGLSIYTTEQQLHHIFSKYGPVERVQVVIDAKSGRSRGFCFVYFESHEDAKVAKDQCTGMEIDGRRIRVDYSITQRAHTPTPGIYMGKPTFIDDRGWGRQRDYGYGDYYGGGGYRNSYRRSPSPYYSRRRSRYERSRSRSYSPRKY from the exons AGTCCCAATGGGAGCGTTTCGGATCATAGTGAGGAGAAGAAAGCTGTATACAGGTCTCGGTCCAATGAGGGTGGAAGCCCTCCTCGCTCCAGATCTCCCAGTATCCACAAGCCAAGCAGCCGAAGAGGCAAAGGCTATTCAAGATCCAG GAGTCGCTCCCGCTCTTACCATAAGTCATACAAGGCCAGTGGCAAGTACAGATCACGGTCTAGGTCTAAGGAGCGCAAATACAAGTCCCGCTACTCTCACTCACGGTCCCGCTCTCGTTCCCGTTCTGGCTCCTACAGTCCTCACAGCCGCCGTAGGGAACGCTCACACTCTCGCAGTCCCATGTCCAATCGGCGCAGGCATAATGGCAACCGG GAGAACCCACAGCCCAGCAGATGTTTGGGAGTGTTTGGCCTCAGCATTTACACTACTGAACAGCAACTACATCACATATTCTCCAAATACGGTCCTGTCGAGAGGGTGCAGGTCGTCATTGATGCCAAG tcTGGAAGATCAAGGGGCTTCTGTTTTGTGTATTTTGAGAGCCATGAGGATGCTAAGGTGGCCAAGGACCAGTGTACCGGCATGGAGATAGACGGCAGACGTATCAGAGTGGATTATTCCATCACACAAAGAGCACACACTCCGACACCTGGCATTTACATGGGCAAACCTACCTT CATTGATGATAGAGGTTGGGGCAGACAGAGAGATTATGGCTATGG AGACTACTATGGCGGTGGTGGCTACAGAAACAGCTACAGAAGATCTCCCTCTCCATACTATAGTAGGCGGAGGAGCCGCTACGAAAGATCCAGATCACGCTCCTACTCTCCTCGTAAGTATTGA